In a genomic window of Candidatus Rokuibacteriota bacterium:
- a CDS encoding tetratricopeptide repeat protein, whose translation MPGVQLRGGLLLLLAFAAPAAAVDDGPLTAPAAPTVPAPAVSPERRYNEGLALAKRRDWRGAEAAYRDALRARPTLAEAWNGLGYALRNQRKFEESVRAYYEALRLRPVYPEALEYLGEAYVQMGRIDEARRLLDRLRELGAPEAEDLAQAIAGAPPP comes from the coding sequence ATGCCAGGAGTCCAGCTTCGCGGCGGCCTGCTTCTTCTTCTCGCCTTCGCGGCACCGGCCGCCGCGGTCGACGACGGCCCGCTCACCGCTCCGGCTGCGCCCACGGTTCCGGCGCCGGCGGTCTCACCCGAGCGGCGCTACAACGAGGGGCTCGCGCTGGCGAAGCGGCGCGACTGGCGCGGCGCGGAGGCGGCGTACCGCGATGCCCTGCGGGCCCGGCCCACGCTCGCCGAGGCCTGGAACGGCCTGGGGTACGCCCTCCGGAACCAGAGGAAGTTCGAGGAATCGGTCCGCGCGTACTACGAGGCCCTCCGCCTGCGACCCGTGTATCCCGAGGCGCTCGAATATCTCGGCGAGGCCTACGTGCAGATGGGCCGTATCGACGAAGCCCGGCGGCTGCTGGACCGACTACGGGAGCTCGGCGCGCCGGAGGCCGAGGACCTCGCGCAGGCGATCGCCGGCGCACCGCCGCCCTGA
- a CDS encoding HAMP domain-containing histidine kinase — translation MGNSRTWRSSPRPLGHGRVVLAVSDVGSGVAPADREKVFAPFYRGDTTGRAAAARSGAEGDSRRGVGLGLTLARRVAEVHGGTITIESLEEVEGRPSGCRVLLSIPSVGRASD, via the coding sequence GTGGGCAACTCCCGGACCTGGCGGAGCTCGCCCCGGCCTCTCGGGCATGGTCGCGTCGTCCTCGCGGTCAGCGACGTCGGGAGTGGTGTCGCACCGGCCGATCGCGAGAAGGTCTTCGCCCCGTTCTACCGCGGGGACACGACCGGCAGGGCCGCCGCGGCCCGGTCCGGAGCTGAAGGCGACTCGCGGCGCGGCGTGGGCCTGGGGCTCACGCTCGCGCGTCGGGTCGCGGAGGTGCATGGCGGAACGATCACGATCGAGTCCCTCGAGGAAGTGGAGGGCCGACCCTCCGGCTGCCGTGTGCTCCTGTCCATTCCGAGCGTCGGCCGCGCGTCCGATTAG